The genomic window TACGCGCGGCTCGCGTAGAGGCCGAGCACGTAGTCGCCGAGGTGGATCGCCTCCGCGCGCTGCACGTGCGGCCGGCCGACCACGACCTCGAGGTCGACGCCGACGCGCTGCTGCGCGGCGCGGCGCGTGGCCGCGACGATCTCGAGCGTGACATCCGGATGCCGCTCGCGCAGCGCCGCCATCGCGGGCGCGGCGATGAAGCCGCTGAAGCCGTCGGTCGCCGAGAGCCGCACGACGCCCGCGAGCGCCGGGGCGTCGTCGGGGGAGAGCCGTCGCATCGCGCGCTCGACGTCCTCCGCGGCCGCGAGCGCGTGCTCGCCGAGCGGCGTGAGCACCCAGCCGGCCGCCCCGCGCGCGAGCACGCGACCACCGAGCGCCTGCTCGAGCGCCTCGATGCGCCGGGCGATGGTCGTGTGGTTGAGTGCGAGCCGCTCGGCAGCGCCCGTGTAGCGGCCCTCGCGCGCGACGGCGAGCAGCACGATCAGGTCGTCGGCACTCGGCGGGCGTCGCGGGCCGGTCGGAGCGGGGGAGGACACGGTGTGCAGTTTCGCACATCGCGGTCGCATATCTCGCCATTGGAATGCAGAAGGATGCACGCCAGACTCGGGCGATGACGCGAGAGCGTCCGACATCCCCCACCGTCGTTTCCATGCAAAGGAGCATCGAATGACCCAGGCACCCGTCCGGGACACGACCGACGCACCCGCCACCTCCGGACTGCGCCGCGTCGTCACCGCGTCGATGGCCGGAACCGTGGTCGAGTGGTACGAGTTCTTCCTCTACGCCTCGGCCGCGACCCTCGTGTTCGGCACCGCCTTCTTCCCGCCCTCCGACGACCCCTACGCGGGCATCATCGCCGCGTTCCTGACCTACGCGGTCGGGTTCATCGCACGACCGCTCGGCGGCATCGTCTTCGGGCACCTCGGTGACAAGTACGGCCGGAAGAAGCTCCTGCAGTTCAGCATCATCCTCATCGGCGTCGCGACGTTCCTCATCGGCTGCCTGCCGACGTACGCGCAGGTCGGGCTGCTCGCGCCGACGCTGCTGGTGGTGCTGCGCTTCCTGCAGGGCTTCGCGCTCGGCGGCGAGTGGGGCGGCGCGGTCCTGCTCGTCGCGGAGCACAGCCCGTCGAAGAGCCGGGGATTCTGGGCGAGCTGGCCGCAGGCCGCGGTCCCGGTCGGCAACCTGCTC from Agromyces aurantiacus includes these protein-coding regions:
- a CDS encoding LysR family transcriptional regulator, whose amino-acid sequence is MSSPAPTGPRRPPSADDLIVLLAVAREGRYTGAAERLALNHTTIARRIEALEQALGGRVLARGAAGWVLTPLGEHALAAAEDVERAMRRLSPDDAPALAGVVRLSATDGFSGFIAAPAMAALRERHPDVTLEIVAATRRAAQQRVGVDLEVVVGRPHVQRAEAIHLGDYVLGLYASRAYLERHGIPGSTSELAGAPLVYFIESMLQVDALDEARRPTRGMVDAVSSTNVYVHVDATRGGAGFGLLPAFLADPHDDLVRLFADEIEERLPYWLVCRPEALRQPTALAYIAALRARMAEAADALLGRGRLA